Proteins co-encoded in one Spirosoma endbachense genomic window:
- a CDS encoding response regulator, translating to MNLAKTVIYVVDDDADDRYFLRKSFQESDPSVTIVEAEDGGHLLAMLDTWSQGVTPPPVHLILLDMNMPKVNGLEALTAIKANPILRHIPTVMISTSAEPAQVAQAYENGINSYIQKPSSSFNLDLIVQAIKVCFLDAAVG from the coding sequence ATGAACCTGGCGAAAACAGTAATTTATGTCGTAGACGATGACGCAGACGATCGTTATTTTTTGCGTAAATCGTTTCAGGAGTCTGATCCGTCAGTAACCATTGTTGAAGCGGAGGATGGTGGCCATTTGCTAGCCATGCTGGATACCTGGAGCCAGGGGGTAACACCCCCACCAGTCCATCTGATTTTACTGGACATGAATATGCCTAAAGTCAATGGATTAGAAGCCCTGACAGCGATCAAAGCGAATCCTATACTTCGCCACATACCGACGGTAATGATCTCGACTTCGGCTGAACCGGCCCAGGTGGCCCAGGCCTACGAAAACGGTATTAATAGTTATATACAAAAGCCATCATCCTCGTTTAACTTAGATTTGATTGTGCAGGCGATCAAGGTGTGTTTTTTAGATGCTGCCGTAGGATAG
- a CDS encoding DUF1003 domain-containing protein, giving the protein MNSFEMDQLLADENGYLKKLHKIVKETIRAEELIIHNLVNPPLEILTQGQKLSDKVARFGGSWQFISWFGILLTLWIIFNVLAIGTYKFDPYPFILMNLILSCIAALQAPIIMMSQNRQEEKDRMRSENDYLINLKAEMQIRSLNKKIDILLEDQIKTLFETQEKQFILLQQINEKLENHQLKV; this is encoded by the coding sequence ATGAACAGTTTCGAAATGGACCAGTTACTAGCAGATGAAAACGGTTATCTTAAGAAATTACACAAGATTGTTAAGGAAACGATCAGGGCGGAAGAACTCATCATTCATAATCTGGTCAATCCGCCATTGGAAATCTTGACACAAGGCCAAAAGCTTTCGGATAAAGTCGCGCGATTTGGCGGGAGTTGGCAGTTCATCAGTTGGTTCGGTATCCTGCTCACGCTCTGGATTATTTTCAATGTATTGGCTATCGGGACCTACAAATTTGATCCCTATCCATTCATTTTAATGAATCTGATTCTATCCTGTATTGCCGCCTTGCAAGCTCCTATCATTATGATGAGCCAAAATAGACAGGAAGAAAAAGACCGAATGCGAAGTGAAAATGACTATCTAATCAATTTAAAAGCGGAAATGCAAATCCGAAGCCTGAATAAAAAGATAGATATATTACTGGAAGATCAAATAAAAACTCTTTTTGAGACGCAGGAAAAGCAATTTATTTTACTTCAGCAGATAAACGAAAAATTGGAAAATCATCAACTGAAAGTATAA
- a CDS encoding DUF2158 domain-containing protein, with protein sequence MESIQVTSLVQLKSGGPIMTVKSFGQKLESGNPLSAMRSDDESQVNCEWFTGSALTHGTFAAASLAFVSEPNKPSNKKVIIEAW encoded by the coding sequence ATGGAATCGATCCAGGTAACTAGTCTTGTTCAACTGAAATCAGGTGGGCCAATTATGACCGTTAAATCGTTTGGTCAAAAACTCGAATCGGGTAACCCCCTATCGGCTATGAGGAGTGACGATGAATCACAAGTAAACTGCGAATGGTTTACTGGGTCGGCGTTGACTCATGGTACATTTGCAGCAGCAAGTCTTGCTTTTGTTTCCGAACCCAATAAACCTAGTAACAAAAAAGTAATTATTGAGGCCTGGTAG
- a CDS encoding cation-translocating P-type ATPase, translated as MNYYVMPVVDAARSLKTSPAGLDPATARQRLAEYGKNQIVDAKKKTVWQILLHQLTDVMILVLIAAALISGLVGELKSTYVILTIIILNAIIGFIQEYRADKAMDALKKMAAHQAQVLRNNRATKVETSDLVPGDVTLLEAGNIIPADVRFIETHALKVDESSLTGESTNVEKTPDTLPEGDYPLGDRLNMGYKGTFVTNGRASAYVVATGMNTELGRIATLIQTEETITPLQKRLAVFGKGLSVAVLVLCGIFFGVGWLRGEPILNLLLVSISLAVAAIPEALPAVVTIALALGAKRLVKSHALIRKLPAVETLGSVTYVCTDKTGTLTLNKMRVQEIYESPMFALPVLETSNALLAAMALNNDVVTDKDDNWLGDSTEVALVQYAASQEYERVTLETQFPRIAELPFDSQRKCMTTLHQTPNGILCLTKGAVGVLFDQLDASQQSSIPDLRQRVDSMAEQGYRMLGYAGKWLPELPQTIAPATIESELLFIGFAGLLDPPRDEARQAVAECKAAGIIPVMITGDHKLTAKSIAQTLGIISSIDDLVLTGPELSKLDESAFDAIVEKVRVYARVDPEQKLRIISALQARHQFVAMTGDGVNDAPALKNADIGIAMGITGTEVAKEAAHMILLDDNFATIVKAVKHGRRIFDNILKFIRYIMSGNAGEIWAIFLAPFFGLPIPLLAIHILWINLLTDGLPGLALAYEPSERNSMKRPPIDPRQTIFADGLAWFILWVGLLIGATTIGIEAWSIHAGIGHWQTMTFTVLCFSQLGNALAIRSRQASVFSLGLFSNKPMLGAIGVSIVLQLLIIYMPFFNNLFSTQPLSASELGITLAVSSLTFWAVELNKLIKRQTATSIGELDD; from the coding sequence ATGAATTATTACGTAATGCCGGTTGTCGACGCAGCCCGTTCGCTGAAGACCTCACCCGCTGGGCTTGATCCCGCAACGGCCCGACAGCGACTGGCCGAATACGGCAAAAATCAGATTGTGGACGCCAAAAAGAAAACGGTCTGGCAGATTCTGCTGCATCAATTGACGGATGTGATGATTCTGGTGCTCATCGCGGCTGCCCTAATTTCGGGACTGGTGGGCGAATTAAAATCCACGTACGTTATTCTTACCATTATTATCCTCAACGCCATTATCGGATTTATTCAGGAGTATCGGGCTGACAAGGCCATGGATGCCCTCAAAAAAATGGCCGCCCATCAGGCACAGGTGCTACGAAATAATCGGGCCACCAAGGTGGAAACGTCCGACCTGGTGCCCGGCGATGTTACGTTGCTGGAAGCGGGGAATATTATCCCTGCTGATGTTCGGTTTATCGAAACCCACGCACTTAAAGTGGATGAATCGTCACTAACGGGGGAGTCAACCAATGTTGAGAAAACACCGGACACGCTTCCCGAGGGTGATTATCCGCTCGGAGACCGTCTGAACATGGGCTATAAAGGTACATTCGTGACCAATGGGCGAGCCTCCGCCTATGTCGTTGCTACCGGCATGAACACCGAACTGGGTCGGATTGCCACCCTGATTCAAACCGAAGAAACCATAACGCCCCTTCAGAAACGACTGGCCGTATTTGGCAAGGGCTTGTCGGTAGCGGTTTTGGTACTCTGTGGTATTTTTTTTGGTGTTGGCTGGTTGCGGGGCGAGCCAATCCTGAATTTATTGCTGGTTTCCATTTCGCTGGCCGTTGCCGCCATTCCTGAAGCACTGCCGGCAGTGGTTACCATCGCACTGGCGCTGGGCGCAAAACGGTTGGTAAAAAGCCATGCGCTGATTCGTAAACTACCAGCGGTGGAAACGCTGGGATCGGTCACTTATGTCTGCACCGACAAAACGGGCACACTGACGCTCAACAAAATGAGGGTGCAGGAAATCTACGAATCGCCGATGTTTGCCTTACCCGTTTTAGAAACGAGCAACGCACTGCTAGCTGCAATGGCCCTCAACAATGATGTCGTAACCGATAAAGATGATAACTGGCTTGGTGACTCTACGGAAGTAGCGCTAGTTCAGTATGCTGCCAGTCAGGAATACGAGCGAGTTACGCTCGAAACTCAATTTCCGCGCATCGCCGAACTTCCTTTCGACTCACAACGCAAGTGCATGACGACGTTACATCAAACGCCGAACGGTATCCTTTGTTTAACCAAAGGAGCCGTTGGGGTATTGTTTGATCAACTCGATGCCAGCCAGCAATCCAGTATTCCCGATTTACGACAGCGCGTCGACTCGATGGCTGAACAAGGCTATCGTATGTTGGGCTATGCGGGCAAATGGCTGCCCGAACTACCCCAGACGATAGCGCCCGCGACGATAGAATCAGAGTTGCTGTTTATTGGGTTTGCTGGACTTCTTGACCCGCCCCGCGACGAAGCCCGGCAAGCTGTGGCGGAATGCAAAGCTGCCGGCATTATTCCTGTGATGATCACCGGCGATCATAAACTAACGGCCAAGTCCATCGCCCAAACACTGGGTATTATCTCGTCAATTGATGATTTGGTGCTGACCGGGCCGGAACTGTCTAAGTTGGATGAGTCAGCATTCGACGCCATTGTGGAGAAGGTGCGGGTATATGCGCGGGTCGATCCTGAACAGAAGCTACGAATCATTAGCGCGTTACAAGCCCGGCATCAGTTTGTGGCCATGACCGGCGACGGCGTAAATGACGCGCCTGCCCTTAAAAACGCCGATATTGGTATCGCGATGGGCATCACGGGCACGGAAGTAGCCAAAGAAGCCGCGCACATGATTCTGTTGGACGACAACTTCGCGACCATCGTCAAGGCGGTGAAACACGGGCGACGCATCTTTGATAACATCCTGAAATTTATCAGGTATATCATGTCCGGCAATGCGGGCGAAATCTGGGCGATCTTTTTAGCGCCTTTTTTCGGTTTACCCATCCCGCTACTAGCCATTCATATTTTGTGGATCAATCTGTTAACCGACGGTCTGCCCGGTTTGGCCCTGGCCTACGAACCCTCTGAAAGGAATAGTATGAAACGACCACCCATCGATCCCAGGCAAACTATTTTTGCCGATGGACTAGCCTGGTTCATCCTCTGGGTCGGTTTACTGATTGGGGCTACTACCATCGGCATCGAAGCCTGGTCGATCCACGCGGGTATTGGGCATTGGCAAACGATGACCTTTACCGTGCTCTGTTTCAGTCAATTGGGTAACGCCCTGGCGATCCGTTCGCGTCAAGCGTCGGTTTTTAGCCTTGGGCTATTTTCTAACAAACCCATGCTTGGGGCCATTGGCGTATCGATAGTCCTTCAATTACTTATCATCTACATGCCTTTTTTCAATAACCTCTTCAGCACCCAGCCTTTATCGGCCTCTGAATTAGGAATAACACTAGCCGTTTCAAGTCTTACATTCTGGGCAGTAGAACTCAATAAACTAATTAAACGTCAGACTGCTACTTCGATAGGCGAGTTGGATGACTAA
- a CDS encoding response regulator, with protein MKTILVIEDTPEMRENIAEILELAPYHVVQATNGKQGIELARQIRPDLILCDIMMPELDGYGVLHILSKDPTLLATPFLFLTAKAEMADFRFGMNLGADDYLTKPFDDLTLLNAVELRLKKGERGQIEPIATSAGLEKLTRALLNAEDARQYLKERYQTTHYKKKHTLFSVGSSPIALYFISRGKIKVFNTDTAGNEFITELHGEGDFVGYLSLLEDVAYSETAEILDDAEVCTIPKADFLTLIYHHQDVANRFIQLLTGDVVEHQERLLSLAYQSVRKRVAEALLMFQRKFYPMQSAQPTDNLTANISPAMALSRENWSHLVGASTETVIRILRDFRTEGLIGINASQITLLDIKKLTQLKH; from the coding sequence ATGAAAACCATTCTGGTCATTGAAGATACGCCCGAAATGCGGGAAAATATTGCCGAGATTCTTGAGTTGGCTCCCTATCATGTCGTGCAGGCAACCAACGGCAAACAGGGTATTGAGCTAGCCCGGCAAATCCGCCCCGACTTGATTTTATGTGACATAATGATGCCTGAACTCGATGGTTATGGGGTACTACACATTCTTAGCAAAGACCCAACTCTACTGGCTACTCCCTTTCTTTTCCTGACGGCGAAAGCTGAAATGGCTGATTTTCGGTTTGGTATGAACTTAGGGGCCGATGACTATTTAACGAAACCTTTCGATGATCTTACCCTGCTGAATGCGGTGGAGTTACGACTCAAAAAGGGGGAACGTGGGCAAATTGAGCCCATAGCAACCTCTGCTGGGCTAGAAAAACTGACGCGGGCTCTTCTGAATGCCGAGGACGCCCGACAGTACCTAAAAGAACGTTACCAGACAACTCACTATAAAAAAAAGCACACGCTTTTTAGTGTGGGTAGTTCGCCAATAGCGTTATACTTTATTAGTCGAGGCAAGATTAAAGTTTTCAATACAGATACAGCGGGTAATGAGTTTATCACTGAGCTCCATGGGGAGGGAGATTTTGTAGGCTACCTGTCGCTGCTGGAAGACGTGGCTTACTCCGAAACGGCCGAGATCCTGGATGATGCCGAGGTGTGTACGATTCCTAAAGCGGACTTCCTGACGTTGATCTATCACCATCAGGATGTGGCTAATCGATTCATCCAGTTGCTGACGGGTGATGTGGTTGAACACCAGGAACGGCTTCTAAGTCTGGCTTATCAATCCGTGCGCAAACGGGTAGCCGAAGCGTTACTGATGTTTCAGCGTAAATTTTATCCCATGCAGTCTGCCCAGCCAACTGACAATCTTACAGCTAATATATCCCCAGCAATGGCTCTTTCGCGTGAAAATTGGTCGCATTTAGTGGGGGCCTCAACCGAAACGGTAATCCGTATTCTACGTGATTTCCGGACCGAGGGGCTGATTGGCATTAACGCCAGCCAGATTACGTTGCTTGACATCAAAAAACTTACTCAGCTTAAGCATTAA
- a CDS encoding sensor histidine kinase — translation MNEIPSELTGDNNDPVRSLSLLQQAYGELAQQLIDRTRELNQAQIALKACQQLKDQNQQNEAERSQLLARERELHELKSNFVTLASHEFRTPMGTILSSASLIGRYNSVDDGEKRERHVQRIKSAVHSLTGLLNDFLSLGQMEQQTLYGRPHPLDIVAFCEEVIDDMQVVIKPGQHVVYRHLSGRSAIVIDGQMVKNILINLLVNASKYSAEGKEIELTTTVQDDQLLITVKDEGIGIPDADKDKLFINFFRARNVIHVQGTGLGLYIVKRYVDLLGGTVTFTSQLDSGTIFTVQLPLPLPSE, via the coding sequence ATGAATGAGATACCCTCTGAGTTGACAGGCGATAACAATGACCCTGTTCGTTCCCTGAGCCTGCTCCAGCAGGCGTATGGCGAATTGGCCCAACAGCTAATTGACCGCACGAGAGAACTTAATCAGGCTCAAATCGCCTTAAAAGCCTGCCAACAACTAAAAGACCAGAACCAACAGAACGAGGCAGAGCGTAGCCAGCTACTGGCTCGGGAACGTGAGCTACACGAACTGAAATCGAATTTCGTGACGCTGGCCTCCCATGAGTTTCGTACCCCCATGGGCACGATTCTTTCCTCAGCTTCACTGATCGGGCGTTACAACAGCGTCGATGACGGAGAAAAGCGTGAGCGACATGTACAACGGATTAAGTCAGCGGTCCATAGTTTGACCGGCCTCCTGAATGACTTTCTGTCTTTAGGCCAGATGGAGCAGCAAACCCTGTATGGTCGCCCGCATCCATTGGATATAGTGGCCTTTTGCGAAGAAGTGATCGACGACATGCAGGTAGTCATTAAACCTGGTCAGCACGTTGTCTATCGGCATTTGTCGGGCCGGTCAGCTATTGTTATCGATGGGCAAATGGTCAAAAATATTCTGATAAATCTGCTGGTCAACGCCAGCAAGTATTCGGCAGAGGGAAAAGAAATCGAGCTCACTACAACCGTTCAGGACGACCAACTTCTGATTACAGTCAAAGATGAGGGAATCGGGATTCCGGATGCCGATAAAGATAAGCTGTTTATCAATTTCTTCCGGGCCCGTAATGTCATTCATGTGCAAGGCACGGGGTTGGGCCTTTACATTGTTAAACGGTATGTCGATTTACTGGGTGGTACCGTTACCTTTACCAGCCAACTGGATTCCGGCACAATCTTTACCGTTCAGCTACCTTTACCCCTCCCGTCTGAATGA
- a CDS encoding response regulator — MRPPFLILLVDDDALLVDILHRASRETFPEASFIQVYSNSEAITYINQLDGYGPKLVLLDIDLGSSINGFDFLAFLQAHAEGHFLPVVMLTAIQLPSSIVAAYSTGASSFTVKPFSFIDWKTYLGILRQYWFLAATIPPIRFYKREL, encoded by the coding sequence ATGCGCCCTCCATTTCTAATTCTGCTGGTAGACGACGATGCACTGCTTGTCGATATTCTACACCGGGCTTCCCGAGAAACGTTTCCTGAAGCATCATTTATTCAAGTCTATAGCAATTCGGAAGCAATCACCTATATTAACCAGCTTGATGGCTATGGCCCCAAGCTGGTTCTTCTGGATATCGACTTAGGGTCCAGCATTAATGGATTTGACTTTTTAGCCTTTCTCCAGGCACACGCTGAAGGCCACTTTTTGCCAGTAGTCATGCTGACGGCGATCCAATTGCCGAGTAGTATCGTGGCGGCTTATTCAACGGGAGCTTCTTCATTCACGGTTAAACCCTTTAGCTTTATTGACTGGAAAACGTATTTGGGTATTCTCCGCCAATACTGGTTTCTAGCCGCGACCATTCCCCCGATCCGGTTCTATAAACGGGAACTCTAG